A genomic window from Methanomicrobiales archaeon includes:
- a CDS encoding bifunctional alpha,alpha-trehalose-phosphate synthase (UDP-forming)/trehalose-phosphatase, which produces MAKLVIVSNRLPVSIAKRKGGICLQTSAGGLATGVGSFYKSYDSIWVGWPGLTVRRSHAEEKERVCHALAAERCHPVFLSEYDVRQYYGGFCNNTLWPLFHYFTHLAEFDPRQWNVYRRVNQAFCDAVMEVADPGDTIWVHDYQLMLLPQMLRERLPSARIGFFLHIPFPSFEIFRLLPWRKEILEGLLGADLIGFHTYDYVRHFLSSVRRILGYEHSLGEVTVGNRLVWADMFPMGIDYGKYADAVQDAEVQAEIRRIRRKYGRRRIILSFDRLDYTKGIPPRLEAFDAFLEKHPEYRGEVSLILVAVPSRATLGHYQQLKHQIDGLVGRINGRYGTLDWVPIQYIYNYLPFKTLIANYHIADVALLTPLRDGMNLMAKEFVATRTTGAGVLILSEMAGAAQELGEAIIVNPSDREALVEALETALTMPEQEQVERNRLMQERLRRYDIRYWAEDFIQKLNAVTSIQQERSQEILTESAKDLLVSDYQAARERLILLDYDGTLVPFASRPQKAAPDEAVLRQLEMLAADPRNEVVIITGRDRKTMDRWFGTLPVGIVSEHGVWIRDARSAWWMPEQLSSEWKQEIRPILQIYADRTPGSFVEEKEHSLVWHYRRAEPGLASLRAMELKDDLLHLTSNLNLAVLEGHKVIEVRSAVINKGRAVSHWINRKSWDFILAIGDDRTDEDLFEVLPSDAYSIKVGQAPSKARFNLSTQRQVLPLLKQCAGEGGSAPRRPDTPRRTSLKGRDAGVSPEGAISS; this is translated from the coding sequence ATGGCGAAACTCGTTATCGTGTCCAACAGGCTGCCCGTGAGCATCGCGAAGAGGAAGGGCGGGATCTGCCTCCAGACCAGTGCCGGTGGGCTTGCCACGGGTGTCGGTTCGTTCTACAAGTCCTACGACAGCATCTGGGTGGGGTGGCCGGGCCTGACCGTGCGGAGGAGTCATGCGGAGGAGAAGGAGAGAGTCTGCCATGCCCTTGCCGCCGAACGCTGCCATCCCGTCTTCCTCTCCGAGTACGACGTGCGGCAGTACTACGGAGGTTTCTGCAACAACACCCTCTGGCCCCTCTTCCACTACTTCACCCACCTGGCAGAGTTCGACCCGCGGCAGTGGAACGTGTACCGGCGGGTGAACCAGGCGTTCTGCGATGCCGTGATGGAGGTGGCGGATCCCGGCGACACCATCTGGGTGCACGACTACCAGCTGATGCTGCTCCCGCAGATGCTGCGGGAGAGGCTCCCGTCTGCCCGGATCGGGTTCTTCCTCCACATCCCCTTCCCCTCCTTCGAGATCTTCCGCCTGCTGCCCTGGAGAAAGGAGATCCTGGAGGGCCTCCTCGGTGCCGATCTCATCGGGTTCCACACCTACGACTATGTGCGCCACTTCCTCTCCAGCGTGCGGCGGATCCTGGGCTACGAGCACTCGCTGGGTGAGGTGACCGTGGGGAACCGCCTGGTCTGGGCGGACATGTTCCCGATGGGCATCGACTACGGGAAGTACGCCGATGCCGTCCAGGATGCGGAGGTCCAGGCGGAGATCCGCCGCATCCGCAGGAAGTACGGGCGGCGCAGGATCATCCTATCGTTCGATCGGCTGGACTACACCAAGGGCATCCCGCCCCGCCTGGAGGCCTTCGACGCCTTTCTGGAGAAGCATCCGGAGTACCGGGGCGAGGTATCACTGATCCTCGTCGCGGTTCCCTCCCGGGCAACCCTCGGGCACTACCAGCAGCTGAAGCACCAGATCGACGGGCTGGTCGGGCGGATCAACGGGCGGTACGGGACGCTGGACTGGGTGCCCATCCAGTACATCTACAACTATCTCCCCTTCAAGACCCTGATCGCCAACTACCACATCGCCGACGTCGCCCTGCTCACCCCCCTCCGGGACGGCATGAACCTGATGGCCAAGGAGTTCGTCGCAACCCGCACGACAGGCGCCGGGGTGCTGATCCTCTCCGAGATGGCGGGCGCGGCGCAGGAGCTCGGCGAGGCGATCATCGTGAACCCCAGCGATCGGGAGGCGCTGGTGGAGGCCCTGGAGACGGCGCTCACCATGCCGGAGCAGGAGCAGGTGGAGCGGAACCGCCTGATGCAGGAGCGGCTCCGCCGCTACGATATCCGCTACTGGGCGGAAGACTTCATCCAGAAGCTGAACGCCGTGACGTCGATCCAGCAGGAGCGGTCCCAGGAGATCCTGACGGAGAGCGCAAAAGACCTGCTCGTATCGGATTACCAGGCAGCGAGAGAGCGTCTCATCCTGCTCGACTACGACGGCACGCTGGTGCCGTTCGCGTCCCGCCCGCAGAAAGCGGCTCCCGACGAGGCCGTCCTCCGGCAGCTGGAGATGCTGGCGGCGGATCCCCGGAACGAGGTGGTGATCATCACCGGGCGGGACCGGAAGACCATGGACCGCTGGTTCGGCACGCTCCCCGTCGGGATCGTCTCCGAACACGGTGTCTGGATCCGGGATGCGCGCTCGGCATGGTGGATGCCCGAACAGCTCTCCAGCGAATGGAAGCAGGAGATCCGTCCCATTCTCCAGATCTATGCGGACAGGACGCCCGGTTCCTTCGTGGAGGAGAAGGAGCACTCCCTCGTCTGGCACTACCGCAGGGCGGAACCCGGACTGGCCTCGCTCCGGGCGATGGAGCTCAAGGACGACCTGCTGCACCTGACGTCCAATCTGAACCTCGCCGTGCTCGAGGGGCACAAGGTGATCGAAGTCCGCAGCGCAGTCATCAACAAAGGGCGGGCGGTCTCCCACTGGATCAACCGCAAATCCTGGGACTTCATCCTGGCGATCGGGGACGACCGCACGGACGAGGACCTCTTCGAGGTGCTGCCCTCCGACGCCTACTCGATCAAGGTCGGTCAGGCGCCGTCCAAGGCGCGGTTCAACCTCAGCACGCAGCGGCAGGTGCTCCCCCTCCTGAAGCAGTGCGCCGGGGAGGGCGGTTCGGCGCCGCGGAGACCGGATACTCCCCGGCGCACGTCCCTGAAGGGGAGAGACGCCGGTGTTTCGCCGGAAGGGGCGATATCTTCATAA
- a CDS encoding TIGR00266 family protein codes for MEYEIVGDNLQMVTLRLAEGESIYAEAGAMANMSGNMQMQTQAKGGILGGLKRMVVGESFFLTRFRPEGGAGFVSFAGSIPGKIFPVRLDGSDFIAQKDAYLCSEEGVDLEIAFARKLGAGFFGGEGFILQRVSGKGCAFLHCCGDIVEMDLAAGETVKAETSLVVGFDSSVTYSIALAGGVRTVLFGGEGLFVTTLTGPGKVVLQSMDLAKLAASLRPFLPAPSRNR; via the coding sequence ATGGAGTACGAGATTGTCGGCGACAACCTGCAGATGGTGACCCTCCGCCTCGCCGAGGGCGAGAGCATCTATGCCGAAGCGGGTGCGATGGCGAACATGAGCGGGAACATGCAGATGCAGACCCAGGCGAAGGGCGGCATCCTGGGCGGGCTCAAGAGGATGGTCGTGGGGGAGAGCTTCTTCCTGACACGGTTCCGCCCGGAAGGCGGGGCGGGGTTCGTCTCGTTCGCCGGCTCGATCCCCGGGAAGATCTTCCCCGTCCGCCTGGACGGATCGGATTTCATCGCCCAGAAGGACGCCTACCTCTGCTCCGAGGAGGGGGTGGACCTGGAGATCGCGTTCGCCCGCAAGCTCGGGGCCGGATTCTTCGGGGGCGAGGGCTTCATCCTCCAGAGAGTGAGCGGGAAGGGCTGCGCCTTCCTGCACTGCTGCGGGGACATCGTGGAGATGGATCTGGCCGCCGGCGAGACCGTGAAGGCGGAGACCAGCCTGGTGGTCGGGTTCGACTCCTCGGTCACCTACTCGATCGCCCTTGCCGGCGGGGTGCGCACCGTGCTGTTCGGCGGCGAAGGGCTCTTTGTCACCACCCTCACGGGACCGGGAAAGGTCGTGCTGCAGTCGATGGACCTCGCCAAACTGGCGGCATCGCTCCGCCCGTTCCTTCCCGCACCCTCCCGGAACAGGTGA
- a CDS encoding TIGR04283 family arsenosugar biosynthesis glycosyltransferase: MISIVTPVLNEEESIEPFLSHHRNLAGEFELILVDGGSSDRTLAEVERCRGGFPRPLKVIVSERGRAVQMNRGVQEAEGDILLFLHVDCRIPADSLLRIRETLKADGAIGGAFRHSFRSRDLLLRTESAVWNRLVRVTPMYFGDFGIFMRKDVFLSLGGYDPLPFMEDLELCRRARRRGRLVQLDRYISVSPRRYLQKGKYALTAVYLLAILLNALGVRPAFLVRYVVEK; this comes from the coding sequence ATGATCTCGATCGTCACCCCGGTACTGAACGAGGAGGAGAGCATCGAGCCGTTCCTCTCCCACCACCGCAACCTTGCCGGGGAGTTCGAGCTGATCCTGGTGGACGGCGGCAGTTCGGACCGCACGCTCGCCGAGGTGGAGCGCTGCCGCGGGGGCTTTCCCCGTCCGCTGAAGGTGATCGTCTCGGAGCGGGGGCGGGCCGTCCAGATGAACCGAGGCGTTCAGGAGGCGGAGGGCGATATCCTCCTCTTCCTGCACGTGGACTGCCGCATCCCGGCGGATTCTCTCCTGCGGATCCGAGAGACCCTGAAGGCCGACGGCGCGATCGGCGGAGCGTTCCGCCACTCCTTCCGGAGCCGGGACCTCCTGCTCCGCACGGAGAGCGCCGTCTGGAACCGCCTCGTGCGGGTGACGCCGATGTACTTCGGGGACTTCGGCATCTTCATGCGGAAGGACGTCTTCCTCTCCCTCGGGGGATACGACCCCCTGCCGTTCATGGAGGACCTCGAACTCTGCCGCAGGGCGAGGCGGAGGGGGCGGCTGGTCCAGCTCGACCGCTACATCTCGGTCTCGCCGCGGCGCTACCTGCAGAAGGGGAAGTACGCCCTGACGGCCGTCTACCTGCTCGCCATCCTCCTCAATGCCCTGGGCGTGCGCCCCGCCTTCCTCGTCCGCTACGTGGTGGAGAAGTAG
- a CDS encoding TIGR04282 family arsenosugar biosynthesis glycosyltransferase — translation MDAIVVMAKAPQPHRVKTRLIPPLTGGEAARLYHGFLLDKLDQVLHVGSPAHRVIAYTPDDAEPFFRALAGNRYRLLRQAGGDLGERLSSAAGSLFAEGCRRVLLLDSDTPHLPPAYIQSGLMALERSDVVIGPCDDGGYYLVGMRRHTPALFRGIPWSTPAVTARTIRRAGQLGLTVALLDRWFDVDTIADLVRLKRDLESGGDSGQFPCVHTRTALLDLDLP, via the coding sequence ATGGATGCGATCGTCGTCATGGCCAAGGCCCCCCAGCCGCACCGGGTGAAGACCCGCCTGATCCCGCCGCTGACGGGCGGGGAGGCGGCCCGGCTCTACCACGGTTTCCTGCTGGACAAACTGGACCAGGTGCTGCACGTCGGCAGCCCGGCCCACCGCGTCATCGCCTACACCCCGGACGACGCGGAACCCTTCTTCCGCGCTCTCGCAGGGAACCGCTACCGCCTGCTCCGCCAGGCAGGGGGAGACCTGGGAGAGCGGCTCTCCTCCGCTGCCGGATCTCTCTTCGCAGAAGGCTGCCGGCGGGTGCTGCTCCTGGACAGCGATACTCCGCACCTCCCGCCGGCGTACATCCAGAGCGGGCTCATGGCTCTGGAGAGATCCGACGTCGTCATCGGCCCCTGCGACGATGGCGGCTACTACCTGGTGGGCATGCGGCGGCACACGCCCGCGCTCTTCCGCGGCATCCCCTGGAGCACGCCGGCCGTGACGGCCCGCACGATCCGGAGAGCCGGGCAGCTGGGACTGACGGTCGCCCTGCTGGATCGCTGGTTCGACGTGGACACGATCGCCGATCTCGTGCGCCTGAAGCGGGATCTGGAGTCGGGCGGGGACTCCGGTCAGTTCCCCTGCGTCCACACCCGCACCGCTCTGCTCGATCTGGATCTCCCCTGA
- a CDS encoding HD domain-containing protein has protein sequence MGAGDHLSCMNADEARRLLFQYVQKESLIRHSLATAAILRRVGEHLGQDAERWEVIGILHDIDYEVVGGDMQRHGAVGAGILREHGVDADIAEAVRRHNDMVCGSSDAPLDTALQAADNISGLIIAAAMVKGGAISGVRADTVAKKMKEKAFAAGCRREKVREIERLMDLATFYRLAVEALQGIKSDLGLH, from the coding sequence ATGGGTGCGGGCGACCACCTCTCCTGCATGAACGCCGATGAAGCCCGGAGACTGCTCTTTCAGTACGTGCAGAAGGAGAGCCTGATCAGGCACTCCCTTGCCACCGCCGCGATCCTGCGGCGGGTGGGGGAGCACCTGGGCCAGGATGCGGAGCGGTGGGAGGTGATCGGGATCCTGCACGACATCGACTACGAGGTGGTCGGGGGGGACATGCAGCGGCACGGCGCCGTGGGTGCCGGGATCCTGCGGGAGCACGGGGTGGATGCGGATATCGCGGAGGCGGTGCGGCGCCACAACGATATGGTCTGCGGCAGTTCCGATGCGCCGCTCGATACCGCGCTCCAGGCCGCCGACAATATCTCCGGGCTGATCATCGCCGCCGCGATGGTGAAGGGCGGGGCGATCTCCGGGGTCAGGGCGGACACGGTTGCCAAGAAGATGAAGGAGAAGGCGTTTGCCGCCGGGTGCCGCCGGGAGAAGGTGCGGGAGATCGAGCGGCTGATGGATCTTGCCACCTTCTACCGCCTGGCAGTCGAGGCGCTGCAGGGGATAAAATCCGATCTCGGGCTCCACTGA
- a CDS encoding agmatine deiminase family protein — translation MNARTVRIGLVQTAVSEDLEKNLEKTLRYAASALEQGAEILCLPELYRTPYFPQSASADAARYAESIPGESTEAFAALAREHHAVIVVPLYERAGEGGYNAVAVVDTDGCILPVYRKVHVPCDPLFYEKRYFRAGERYEVYSTEFGRFAVLICYDQWFPEAARAVTLMGADIIFYPTAIGRIRGLEPPEGDWREAWETVQRGHAIANGIHVAAVNRVGREGEILFWGSSFVCDAFGKVLARGGTEEGILIADLDLGMNRQVREGWGFLENRCPATYLPLVPAGGAVPVRDRAGTPRKQGYRMPAEWERHDAVWLAWPHDSTTFPDLGEVERAYAAIVKAVSTGERVELLVGDPAMEERVRGLLGGAGVPLDRIRFHVLGYADVWFRDYGPTFVVNREGGRLAMVDWIFNAWGEKYPELMRDTHVPAKINRELRLMAFRPDIVLEGGSIEVNGRGTVLTTEQCLLNPNRNPCLSRGEIEGYLQEYLGVSRIVWLKEGIAGDDTDGHIDDIARFVGPNTVVCAREEDAGDANHAILEENHAILRRARDQDNNPFTVVPLPMPGRVGDEERLPASYANFYIGNTVVLVPTFGHRNDRRALEILQGVFPSRKVVGIDGRAMVRGLGTLHCITQQQPSRQSPAPHRFC, via the coding sequence ATGAATGCCCGCACAGTTCGAATCGGACTTGTCCAGACGGCCGTATCGGAGGATCTCGAGAAGAACCTGGAGAAGACCCTGCGCTACGCGGCGTCCGCCCTGGAGCAGGGGGCGGAGATCCTCTGCCTCCCGGAACTCTACCGCACCCCCTACTTCCCGCAGTCCGCGTCGGCGGATGCCGCCCGGTACGCCGAGTCCATCCCCGGGGAGTCCACGGAGGCGTTCGCCGCCCTCGCACGGGAGCACCACGCGGTGATCGTCGTCCCCCTCTACGAGCGTGCGGGGGAGGGCGGCTACAACGCGGTGGCGGTCGTCGATACCGACGGGTGCATCCTGCCCGTCTACCGCAAGGTGCACGTTCCGTGCGATCCCCTCTTCTACGAGAAGCGCTACTTCCGGGCGGGAGAGCGCTACGAGGTCTACAGCACGGAGTTCGGGCGGTTTGCCGTGCTCATCTGCTACGACCAGTGGTTCCCCGAGGCGGCCCGGGCGGTCACCCTGATGGGGGCGGACATCATCTTCTACCCCACCGCCATCGGGAGGATCCGGGGCCTGGAGCCCCCGGAGGGCGACTGGCGCGAGGCCTGGGAGACCGTCCAGCGGGGGCACGCGATTGCCAACGGCATCCACGTCGCCGCCGTCAACCGCGTGGGGCGGGAGGGCGAGATCCTCTTCTGGGGGAGCTCGTTCGTCTGCGACGCGTTCGGGAAGGTGCTCGCACGGGGCGGCACGGAGGAGGGGATCCTGATCGCCGATCTCGATCTCGGCATGAACCGGCAGGTGCGGGAGGGCTGGGGATTCCTGGAGAACCGCTGCCCGGCGACCTACCTGCCGCTGGTTCCGGCGGGCGGCGCGGTCCCCGTGCGGGACCGTGCGGGGACGCCCCGTAAGCAGGGCTACCGTATGCCGGCGGAATGGGAGCGGCACGATGCCGTCTGGCTTGCCTGGCCGCACGACAGCACCACGTTCCCGGATCTCGGGGAGGTCGAACGGGCGTATGCCGCCATCGTAAAAGCCGTCAGCACGGGAGAGCGCGTGGAGCTCCTCGTCGGCGATCCCGCCATGGAGGAGCGGGTGCGGGGGCTGCTGGGCGGAGCGGGCGTCCCGCTCGATCGGATCCGTTTCCATGTCCTGGGCTACGCGGACGTCTGGTTCCGCGACTACGGCCCCACGTTCGTCGTCAACCGGGAGGGGGGCCGTCTCGCGATGGTCGACTGGATCTTCAACGCCTGGGGGGAGAAATACCCGGAACTGATGCGGGACACGCACGTTCCCGCCAAGATCAACCGGGAGCTGCGTCTTATGGCATTCCGCCCCGATATCGTGCTCGAGGGCGGGTCCATCGAGGTGAACGGGCGGGGCACCGTCCTGACGACAGAGCAGTGCCTCCTCAACCCGAACCGCAATCCCTGCCTCTCCCGCGGGGAGATCGAAGGCTACCTCCAGGAGTACCTCGGAGTATCAAGGATCGTCTGGCTCAAAGAGGGGATCGCCGGGGACGACACCGACGGCCACATCGACGACATCGCGCGGTTCGTCGGACCGAACACCGTCGTCTGCGCGCGGGAGGAGGATGCGGGAGACGCGAACCACGCGATCCTGGAGGAGAACCACGCGATCCTGCGGCGGGCGCGGGACCAGGACAATAACCCGTTCACGGTCGTCCCCCTGCCGATGCCCGGCCGCGTCGGCGACGAGGAGCGGCTTCCCGCCAGTTACGCCAACTTCTACATCGGCAACACCGTCGTCCTGGTCCCGACGTTCGGGCATCGGAACGACCGCCGGGCGCTCGAGATCCTGCAGGGCGTCTTCCCCTCCCGGAAGGTGGTGGGCATCGACGGCCGGGCGATGGTCCGGGGGCTGGGCACCCTCCACTGCATCACCCAGCAGCAGCCGTCCCGGCAGTCACCCGCCCCTCACCGGTTCTGCTGA
- a CDS encoding NUDIX domain-containing protein — protein sequence MPRERSYGAVVVRNADGRLYLLLQYEAGHWDLVKGHAKRGESGEEAAVRELREETGIADARFVPGFREEINYFFRARGRTVYKEVVYFLMETDQADVVLSFEHIGYKWLPYDKALAQATFQNTRDVLMKAHAFLEKKP from the coding sequence ATGCCCCGAGAGAGATCCTATGGTGCCGTCGTAGTCCGAAATGCCGACGGGCGGCTCTATCTCCTGCTGCAGTACGAGGCCGGGCACTGGGATCTGGTGAAAGGGCACGCAAAGCGCGGGGAGAGCGGAGAAGAGGCCGCTGTCCGCGAACTGCGGGAGGAGACGGGGATCGCGGACGCCCGCTTCGTCCCCGGGTTCCGCGAGGAGATCAACTACTTCTTCCGCGCCCGCGGTCGCACGGTCTACAAGGAGGTGGTCTACTTCCTGATGGAGACCGACCAGGCGGACGTGGTCCTCTCCTTCGAGCATATCGGCTACAAGTGGCTGCCCTACGACAAGGCCCTGGCCCAGGCCACGTTCCAGAACACCCGGGATGTGCTGATGAAGGCGCACGCGTTCCTGGAGAAGAAGCCCTGA
- a CDS encoding uracil-DNA glycosylase: MPPIPSRGEQMAALAGEIRGCRKCPLWKTARQAVPGEGSLEARLMLVGEAPGEREDESGRPFVGRAGAVLDSLLQGIGLSRGDVFIGNVVKHRPPGNRDPRACEIEICSPYLDRQIELVSPEILVTLGRHSARYILGRIPVEFERITDVTGRVFTADLFGRRLRIVPALHPAAGLYNPSYRKRLEEEFRIVQRELESPSP; this comes from the coding sequence ATGCCGCCGATACCGTCCCGCGGGGAGCAGATGGCCGCCCTCGCCGGGGAGATCCGCGGGTGCCGCAAGTGCCCGCTCTGGAAGACGGCCCGCCAGGCGGTCCCCGGTGAGGGCAGCCTCGAGGCCCGCCTGATGCTCGTCGGGGAGGCGCCGGGGGAGCGCGAAGACGAGAGCGGACGCCCGTTCGTCGGGCGGGCGGGGGCGGTTCTCGATTCCCTCCTGCAGGGAATCGGACTCTCCCGCGGGGACGTGTTCATCGGCAACGTCGTCAAGCACCGCCCGCCGGGGAACCGGGATCCCCGGGCCTGCGAGATCGAGATCTGCTCCCCCTACCTCGACCGCCAGATCGAGCTCGTCTCGCCCGAGATTCTGGTCACGCTGGGGCGGCACTCCGCCCGCTACATCCTGGGGCGGATCCCGGTCGAGTTCGAGCGCATCACGGACGTGACGGGCAGAGTCTTCACCGCGGATCTCTTCGGCCGCCGCCTGCGGATCGTGCCGGCCCTGCACCCGGCGGCGGGGCTGTATAACCCCTCGTATCGAAAAAGACTTGAAGAAGAGTTCCGAATAGTACAGCGAGAGCTGGAGAGCCCATCGCCCTGA
- a CDS encoding 2,3-bisphosphoglycerate-dependent phosphoglycerate mutase — protein sequence MAHLILLRHGESAWNAEGRLSGWADPDLSERGVRESETAAARIREGGIVPHCGFASVLKRAVRTLAIVTAALDCPHLPVCCSWRLNERHYGLLEGRTRQDLYREFGRSAVERWRNAFDARPPPLPQTDPRHPLHDPRYAHLDPDRIPSAESLEDALYRLLPCWRDGIAPALRGGRNVIVVSHRTTLRALILRLERIPPDAIARIDLPTALPLVYTVSPALAVVDRRILDGRQAAIPAAGERGKGEKSINLHPLYR from the coding sequence ATGGCGCACCTGATCCTGCTCCGCCACGGGGAGAGCGCGTGGAATGCGGAGGGGCGGCTGAGCGGGTGGGCGGATCCCGATCTCTCCGAACGCGGCGTGCGGGAATCCGAGACGGCTGCCGCCCGCATCCGGGAGGGGGGCATCGTCCCGCACTGCGGGTTCGCCTCGGTGCTGAAGCGGGCGGTGCGGACCCTCGCGATCGTGACCGCCGCCCTGGACTGCCCGCACCTGCCCGTCTGCTGCTCTTGGCGGCTGAACGAGCGGCACTACGGGCTGCTGGAGGGGCGGACCCGGCAGGACCTCTACCGCGAGTTCGGGCGGAGCGCGGTGGAGCGGTGGCGGAACGCGTTCGACGCCCGCCCCCCGCCGCTGCCGCAGACCGATCCCCGCCACCCGCTGCACGATCCCCGGTACGCGCACCTGGACCCGGACCGGATCCCCTCCGCGGAGTCGCTCGAGGACGCCCTCTACCGACTCCTCCCCTGCTGGCGCGACGGGATCGCCCCCGCGCTGCGGGGCGGCAGGAACGTGATCGTGGTCTCCCACCGCACCACTCTGCGGGCGCTGATCCTCCGCCTGGAGCGGATACCGCCCGATGCGATCGCCCGGATCGACCTGCCGACCGCCCTGCCCCTGGTCTATACGGTGAGCCCCGCGCTTGCCGTCGTCGATCGGCGGATCCTGGACGGGCGGCAGGCGGCGATCCCCGCTGCGGGTGAACGGGGGAAGGGAGAGAAGAGTATAAACCTCCATCCTCTGTATAGGTGA
- a CDS encoding epoxyqueuosine reductase produces the protein MRADLKRSLRRRCRRMEIPLVGVANVERWEDPPFEPWVPPEFFPQSIFPEARSVVVIGLPVHLPVVETAPSIYYRELYTAVNAHLDQYTYRLAAFLNEQGHPSVFVPRDGYAGVEALLNNPIAFFSQRHAAFLAGLGTFGVNNTLLTPQYGPRVRFGSVFTAAEIPPDPILPGDLCTRCLQCVRLCPAHALEGGEYPESLTDRRACAARSAALNRRGVSPCGICIAVCPVGEDWRFYGRTGASIGGDRDGRYRKAREHVQRYGGRE, from the coding sequence ATGCGTGCCGATCTGAAGCGGTCCCTCCGGCGCCGCTGCCGCCGGATGGAGATCCCCCTCGTCGGGGTGGCGAACGTGGAGCGCTGGGAGGATCCGCCGTTCGAGCCCTGGGTGCCGCCGGAGTTCTTCCCGCAGTCCATCTTCCCCGAGGCCCGCTCGGTGGTCGTGATCGGCCTGCCCGTCCACCTGCCGGTGGTCGAGACGGCCCCCTCCATCTACTACCGCGAGCTCTACACCGCGGTGAACGCGCACCTGGACCAGTACACGTACCGGCTGGCCGCATTCCTGAACGAGCAGGGCCATCCCTCCGTCTTCGTTCCCCGGGACGGGTATGCGGGCGTCGAGGCGCTCCTGAACAACCCGATCGCCTTCTTCTCGCAGCGGCATGCCGCCTTCCTCGCGGGGCTGGGGACGTTCGGGGTGAACAACACCCTCCTCACGCCGCAGTACGGCCCGAGGGTCCGCTTCGGGTCCGTCTTCACCGCGGCGGAGATCCCGCCGGATCCGATCCTCCCGGGCGACCTCTGCACCCGCTGCCTGCAGTGCGTGCGGCTCTGCCCGGCGCATGCGCTGGAGGGCGGGGAGTATCCCGAGAGCCTGACGGACCGGCGGGCCTGCGCTGCCAGAAGCGCCGCGCTGAACCGCAGAGGCGTCTCGCCCTGCGGCATCTGCATCGCGGTCTGCCCCGTCGGGGAGGACTGGAGGTTCTACGGGCGGACGGGTGCGTCGATCGGCGGGGATCGGGACGGGAGATACCGGAAGGCCCGGGAGCACGTGCAGCGGTATGGCGGGAGAGAGTAG
- a CDS encoding class I SAM-dependent methyltransferase: MDIPRIFTIAESAHRIHNPFTPENLATLGAALRLEPGARVLDLGSGSGEMLCTWARDYGIAGVGIDLSPLFTEQAKLRAEELGVADRVQFIHGDAAGYVADGKVDVAACLGATWIGGGVAGTIRLLAKSLRPGGIILIGEPYWRKLPPTEDVARGCEAHSISDFLRLPELLASFGDLGYDVVEMVLADQEGWDRYEAAKWLTMRRWLDANPDDDFANDVRARLAQEPRRYAAYTREYLGWGVFALMAR; the protein is encoded by the coding sequence ATGGATATCCCGCGGATCTTCACCATTGCCGAGAGTGCTCACCGCATCCATAACCCGTTCACACCAGAAAATCTCGCCACTCTCGGCGCAGCGTTGCGCCTGGAACCGGGGGCCCGTGTGCTCGACCTCGGCAGCGGTTCGGGCGAGATGCTCTGCACCTGGGCACGCGATTACGGGATCGCCGGCGTCGGCATCGACCTGAGCCCGTTGTTCACCGAGCAGGCGAAACTCCGCGCCGAAGAACTCGGAGTCGCCGATCGCGTCCAGTTCATCCACGGCGACGCTGCCGGCTACGTCGCCGACGGGAAGGTCGATGTGGCAGCCTGTCTCGGTGCCACGTGGATCGGCGGGGGAGTCGCCGGCACCATCCGCCTTCTGGCGAAGAGTCTCCGCCCCGGGGGAATCATCCTCATCGGCGAGCCCTACTGGCGGAAGTTGCCCCCGACGGAAGACGTTGCCCGGGGATGCGAAGCCCATTCCATCTCCGACTTTCTCAGGCTTCCGGAACTTCTCGCGTCTTTTGGCGACCTCGGCTACGACGTTGTGGAGATGGTCCTGGCCGACCAGGAAGGCTGGGACAGGTACGAGGCGGCCAAGTGGCTCACCATGCGCCGATGGCTCGACGCGAATCCCGACGACGACTTCGCGAACGATGTCAGAGCCAGACTGGCTCAGGAGCCAAGACGATACGCCGCGTACACGCGTGAATACCTCGGATGGGGCGTGTTCGCGCTGATGGCGCGGTGA
- a CDS encoding MscL family protein yields MGLFQEFIEFLNEYKVVALAIAFIMGVAANQLVKSLVDNVVMPLINPAIAATGGDWQTATLAVGPFIFGWGPFLSDVIYFIIIAFVIFLIAKMLLKQEKVKKI; encoded by the coding sequence ATGGGTCTGTTCCAGGAATTCATCGAGTTCTTGAACGAGTACAAGGTCGTCGCGCTGGCCATCGCCTTCATCATGGGCGTCGCCGCCAACCAGCTGGTGAAATCTCTCGTGGACAACGTCGTGATGCCGCTGATCAACCCGGCGATTGCCGCCACCGGAGGGGACTGGCAGACGGCGACTCTGGCCGTCGGCCCCTTCATCTTCGGGTGGGGGCCGTTCCTCTCCGATGTCATCTACTTCATCATCATCGCGTTCGTGATCTTCCTGATCGCCAAGATGCTGCTCAAGCAGGAGAAGGTCAAGAAGATCTGA